CATTTCTTCTTGCGCCTGAGCTCCCGAGCCCGGAACTCGGTGTAGAAGGGGCCGACCGGCTTGGTCGGCTTGGCGAAGGCCGGGTCGTCCCGGTCGACCAGGACCATGCTGATCAGCGTGGCCACGTCGCGGTCGATCGAGCGGCGCCGCAGCTCGTTCACCAGAGCCCGCTCCAGCAGGTAGCCCATCGAGCCTTCGGTCATGGCGTCGCAGACGTCCAGCGAGTAGGGCGGGATGCGGTTGACGGCTTCCTCCTGCTGGATGAGGAGGTTTCCGACCTGGGGGCCGTTGCCGTGGACGATGATCAGTCCGTAGCCCTTGGCCGCCACCCCGGCCATCAGCCGGGCCGCCTGTTCGGCGTTCTTGACCTGCTCTTCCTGCAGACCACGCTGGTTCTCGGGCAGTAAGGCGTTGCCGCCGAACGCCACAAGGGCCAACCGCTGCTTTGCCGCCGCCATGCCGAACTCGAGTCCGCTTAGAACTTCGCCAGGACGTCTTCCAGCGTCGGCGAGCCGATCTCTTCCAGCTCGTAGCCGACCGCCAGCATCGTCTGCTTGGGCTTGAAAAGCCGGTTGAGGTCGATCGGGGTGCCGCTGACGATCAGGTCGCAGTCGATGCGCTCGATCGTGGCGGCCAGCTCGCGGACCTGCTTCTCGCCGTAGCCCATGGCCGGTAAAACTTTTTCCAGGTGGTTGTACTTCTCGAAAGTCGCCTTGATGCTGCCGACCGCGGCCGGGCGCGGATCGACGACGGAGGCGGCGCCGAATTTCATGGCGGCCACATAGCCGGCCCCGTAGCCCATGCCGCCGTGGGTTACAGTCGGGCCGTCCTCGATGACCAGCACCCGCTTGCCGCGGATCTGCTCGGCGTCCTTGATGATCAGGGCCGAATTGGCCTTGATGACGATGGCGGCCGGGTTGAACTTGCGGACGTTGGCCAGGACCTGTTCGACGCCCTCGGGGGTGGCCGAGTCCATCTTGTTCAGGACGATGACCTGGGCCCGGCGGAAATTGGTCTCGCCGGGGTAGTACAGCATCTCGTGGCCCGGCCGGAGCGGGTCGGCCACGACGATCTCCAGGTCGGACTTGTAGAAGGGGAAGTCGTTGTTGCCGCCGTCCCAGAGGATGACGTCGGCTTCCTTCTCGGCTTCCCGCAGGATGGCTTCGTAATCGACGCCGGCGTAGATGATGATGCCGGCCATGATGTGGGGTTCGTACTCCTCCCGCTCCTCGATCGTGCACTCGTGCTTGTCGAGGTCGGCCAGCTCGGCGAAGCGCTGGACTTTCTGCTTGGCCAAATCGCCGTAGGGCATGGGGTGGCGGATGGCGGCCACCCGGCGGCCCTTGGCCTTGAGGATGTTGGCCACCTTGCGCGAGGTCTGGCTCTTGCCGCAGCCGGTGCGCACGGCGCAGACGGATACGACGGGCTTCTCGCTCTTGACCATAGTGTCCTTGGGGCCGAGCAGGACGAACGACGCTCCGGCCGCCTGGACCTGGCTGGCCTTGTGCATGACGTCCAGGTGGGCCACGTCGCTGTAGGAGAAATAGACCTTGGTGACGGCGAACTTGCGGATCAGGGAATCGAGCTCTTCCTCGGCGTAGATGGGGATGCCGTCGGGGTAGAGCTTGCCGGCCAGAACCGCGGGGTACTTGCGGCCTTCGATGTCGGGGATCTGGGTGGCGGTGAAGGCGACGACCTGGAAATTGGGGTTGTCGCGGAAGTAGGTGTTGAAGTTGTGGAAATCGCGCCCTGCGGCGCCCATGATGATCACTTTTTTCATCGTTCGTTCTCCTCCGGTTGGACCGTCAAATTGAGCTATTTCAACAAGAAAAGAGAGCGCCAGTATATACCAAGCCGGGGCACCGGACAAGGGGGCGGGGGAGGGGGGGTGCCCCCCGATCCTTGACCGGCGCGGCAAGGGAGACTACCATTCCGAGCCGTGAGCGACAGTCTCGTCCCCAAGCCCGGGCCGTCGGACGCGCCGGCCGGGCACCCGGCGGTATCAGTCCCCCCCGAGAGATCCGTCCGTCGGGCCCCTATTGCCCGTCAGGCAAGCTTGGCCAGGCTTGTCCCCTGGGCGGCGATTCTCGCGGCCCTCGTTCTCGGTCTGTGGAACTTGGGCGGCTGGCTGATGAACGACGATGAGGGGACATATCTCTATGGCGCCTGGCGGGTCAGCCTGGGGGAGATGCCTTATCGCGATTTCGCCCTTGTCCAGACGCCGCTCGCGTTCGGCGTCGTGGGCGGGCTTTTTCGCCTGGCGGGGCCGTCGGTCTGGGCGGCCCGGGCCGCCTCGTATCTCTTTATGCTTGGGGCGGCTGTCGTTTTATTCATGGCGGGCAGGCGCTTTTTACACTTTCCGCACGGCGTCGCCTTGGCCGGGGCGGGGATATTTCTCCTCAATAAGCACGTTTTCTTCCTAGGGCGGTCTTTCCTGCCCGACAACCTCATGCTGCTGGGGGCGGCGGCCATGCTTTACGCGGCCCTGGCGGCCGAAAGAGCATCCGAAAGCAATGGTGCGGCTGCCCCAACCGCACGGGCTGAAGCGTCAATGCGAATTGGGACGACTTCGGAAGCATTCGTCGAAACGGCCGCGGGTGCCGGCGGCCGGGCGGCTTTGTGGGTCGGGATTTTCGCCGGGTTGGCGGCGCTGGCCAAGCTGACCGGCGTGTTTCTCTTTGCCGGATATGGCGTTTTTCTGGCCGCGTCGATGCTGAGGCGGGATGCCCGGCGAGCCGCCTGGGGCAAGGCTTGGCGGGCGGTCGCGGGATTCGGGTTGAGCTTCGGCCTGCCCTTCGGGCTGATGCTGGCGTTTGTACCGGGGACGTTCAAATATACTTTGGGCTTTCATCTCGCGTCAGGCGAGGCCGAGACGGGCTATGCGGCCGGGCTTGTAGCGGCTCGATGGGGCAAGCTCGTCGGCAACCACAACTATGCGCTGTTCGGGTTGGCCCTGGTCGGGGTGTGGGCGATGGCCAGGGTGGGAGCCAAATCGAAGCAGGTGGGCCGCAATTCCTGGAGAGCGGGCCGGGACCCTTTCCATATGGCCCAGGCTGATGCCGCAAAAGCTCGCGAGGCTGGACGCGTGGGGAGTGGTCGACCAGCGGAGGGGGCGGCGACAGGGGTCGGTATCGAGGCGGGGCGGCGCGATGGGGCCGTGAAGACGGGTCCGGCTGTGGCGGATGGCGCTTGGCCGATGGCCGAAAACGATCGGCCGGAGTCGTTTGATTTCAAAAAACGACAGGCTTGGATGTTGGCGGCTATGGCGGCGGCCGCGTGCCTGCCCGTTTTTCTGCCGGGAAAATACTATCTCCGATATGTCCTGCCCGCATTTCTGCCCCTGGCGCTTTTCTTCGCCGCGGGAGTCGAGTGCCTGATCGGACGATCGCGCGGCGATGGCGGCGGGATGCAGGCGCCAACGCCCGAGGCGGCGGCCAGTGGGAATAAAATCGGGCCATTCGCGGCATCCGAGGGACAAGGCGGCCGGTCCGCGGTTCCCGCGAGTCGTTTTCGGACGCCGGAAAGCCCGAGGGGCGCGAGCGTCCGGCGGGCGGGTCTTAGAGCGGTGGGCGGCCTTCTCGCCGCCGCTCTTATCCTGCTGTGCCTGGCTCCGACTCTCAGCCCGGCAAAAATAGGGGAGTACGATCCGGAAACGCGGGCCTTGGCTCGGCTCGTCGAGGACGCGACGCAGCCGGGGCAATTTGTGTTCGGCGACGACCCGTTCATCAACTTCTTGGCCGGGCGCCCATGCCCGCCCCGGCTTGTCGATGTCTCGGGAGCCATGGTCCGCGGCGGCTGGATCACGTCCGCGGTGATCGAAAAGGCTTGCGAAGAGGCCGGGGTCGCCCTAGTTTTCGTCGAGCGGGGCCATTCGGCCCATCATTTGGCCGCCCTGCCGGACGCCGACGCGTTTCGCGCTTATCTGGATCGCCGGTTTTATCTTTGGCGGACGGTCAAGCGCGAGTTCTTGGACGTGGACATCTACCTCCGAAAAAGTTAGGGGTCAGGTCTTAAGATTTAAGATATCTAATATTTCAGTCCGAATTTTGTCATTTCTGACAAAAATTGTTTCGAGAAAACTAATATCTTAAGACCTGACCCCTGTCTCCT
The Candidatus Aminicenantes bacterium genome window above contains:
- a CDS encoding cyclic 2,3-diphosphoglycerate synthase; translation: MKKVIIMGAAGRDFHNFNTYFRDNPNFQVVAFTATQIPDIEGRKYPAVLAGKLYPDGIPIYAEEELDSLIRKFAVTKVYFSYSDVAHLDVMHKASQVQAAGASFVLLGPKDTMVKSEKPVVSVCAVRTGCGKSQTSRKVANILKAKGRRVAAIRHPMPYGDLAKQKVQRFAELADLDKHECTIEEREEYEPHIMAGIIIYAGVDYEAILREAEKEADVILWDGGNNDFPFYKSDLEIVVADPLRPGHEMLYYPGETNFRRAQVIVLNKMDSATPEGVEQVLANVRKFNPAAIVIKANSALIIKDAEQIRGKRVLVIEDGPTVTHGGMGYGAGYVAAMKFGAASVVDPRPAAVGSIKATFEKYNHLEKVLPAMGYGEKQVRELAATIERIDCDLIVSGTPIDLNRLFKPKQTMLAVGYELEEIGSPTLEDVLAKF